From Ptiloglossa arizonensis isolate GNS036 chromosome 14, iyPtiAriz1_principal, whole genome shotgun sequence, the proteins below share one genomic window:
- the Fd102c gene encoding forkhead domain 102C has translation MCSNESPPPAKEPLAVGLANPMAGFLPGLEHYRLQLYHYAMAERLRLAQQLHPQHPGVGHPPSSAPTHLGMSPGFPAPLPLYPAAAAAAGYPSRLALSMALLHPHHQRIPEEPKPQHSYIGLIAMAILSSPEKKLVLSDIYQHILEHYPYFRTRGPGWRNSIRHNLSLNDCFVKSGRSANGKGHYWAIHPANLEDFRRGDFRRRKAQRKVRRHMGLAVDEEPDSPSPPPLPATPPPPTTLGPVASQPIPGIWTPHHHHPHHQQQQQQQQPSQQSFQSQSLRQSSSFQPTRKRQFDVASLLAPDDQHQIESDLRPVKSRRFSCSEDELHDLQEPDQDEEDVDVDVVAETNALPSPNTPSVSPDTKVISTDGHWTNQAIQNTSPQLSGLHLHNHLQVRSYYVPATSSTGSSV, from the coding sequence ATGTGCAGCAACGAGAGTCCACCACCGGCCAAGGAACCGTTAGCCGTCGGATTGGCAAATCCGATGGCAGGCTTCCTACCCGGTCTCGAACACTATCGTCTCCAATTGTATCATTACGCGATGGCAGAACGACTCAGATTGGCCCAACAGCTACATCCTCAACATCCAGGTGTCGGTCATCCGCCTTCCAGCGCTCCGACTCACCTAGGAATGAGTCCCGGATTTCCGGCACCGTTACCTCTCTATCCAGCGGCTGCCGCCGCGGCCGGATATCCCAGCAGATTGGCTCTATCGATGGCTCTGCTTCATCCTCATCATCAACGGATACCGGAGGAACCGAAACCTCAGCACAGCTACATCGGTCTGATCGCTATGGCCATTCTATCCTCCCCGGAGAAGAAACTGGTGCTCTCGGACATCTACCAGCACATCCTCGAACACTACCCCTACTTCCGTACTCGTGGACCCGGTTGGAGGAACTCCATCAGGCACAATCTCTCGTTGAACGACTGTTTCGTGAAATCGGGTCGTAGCGCCAACGGGAAGGGTCATTACTGGGCGATCCATCCGGCAAATTTGGAGGACTTTCGTCGCGGTGATTTTCGAAGACGCAAAGCTCAGAGGAAGGTCCGTAGACACATGGGTCTGGCGGTCGACGAGGAACCGGACAGCCCGAGTCCTCCGCCGCTTCCGGCTACTCCGCCGCCACCGACCACCCTGGGACCGGTGGCGTCTCAACCGATACCCGGTATATGGACGCCCCATCATCATCATCCGCATcaccagcaacagcaacagcaacaacaaccgaGTCAGCAGAGCTTTCAGAGTCAATCTCTACGACAATCGTCATCGTTTCAGCCGACGAGGAAGAGACAGTTCGACGTCGCGTCGCTTCTAGCGCCGGACGATCAACATCAGATCGAGTCAGATCTCAGGCCGGTGAAGTCGAGGAGGTTCAGTTGCAGCGAGGACGAGCTCCACGATCTTCAGGAACCGGATCAGGACGAGGAGGACGTGGACGTGGACGTTGTCGCCGAGACGAACGCTCTACCATCGCCCAACACACCGTCGGTCAGTCCTGACACCAAGGTGATCTCAACCGACGGGCATTGGACCAATCAGGCTATACAGAACACCAGTCCCCAGTTATCCGGATTACATCTTCACAATCATTTGCAAGTGAGGAGTTACTACGTGCCGGCTACCTCCAGTACCGGGTCCAGCGTCTAA
- the LOC143154369 gene encoding mitochondrial import inner membrane translocase subunit Tim17-A, producing MEYNREPCPWRIVDDCGGAFSMGTICGSLFQSFIGFRNAPAGFRRRLIGGLMTMKNRVPQVAGNFAIWGGLFSAIECTLIRCRAKDDPWNSILSGALTGGVLAARTGIPSMIGSATVGGVFLALVEGFGIMATRLNADSFAQHMQMYDLENLPEFHGLSPKSRIGFSGAPINEEISSRQINGNNSVDLDRIGKGR from the exons ATGGAATATAATCGCGAGCCTTGTCCCTGGAGAATAGTGGACGATTGCGGAGGTGCATTTTCTATGGGTACCATTTGTGGATCGCTTTTTCAA AGCTTCATCGGGTTTCGAAATGCTCCGGCAGGGTTCCGAAGAAGACTGATCGGTGGTCTGATGACGATGAAGAATCGAGTGCCCCAAGTGGCTGGGAACTTCGCCATTTGGGGTGGTCTCTTCTCAGCGATCGAGTGCACCTTGATACGGTGTCGCGCTAAGGACGATCCTTGGAACTCGATACTGAGCGGTGCTCTAACCGGTGGTGTTCTCGCCGCTAGGACCGGAATCCCATCGATGATAGGAAGCGCGACCGTTGGTGGTGTTTTCTTAGCTCTGGTCGAGGGATTCGGCATCATGGCCACGCGGCTCAACGCCGATTCCTTCGCTCAGCACATGCAGATGTACGACTTGGAGAACCTGCCAGAGTTCCACGGTCTCTCCCCTAAATCGCGAATAGGTTTCAGCGGTGCGCCGATCAACGAGGAGATCTCCTCGAGACAAATAAACGGTAACAACAGTGTGGACCTTGACAGAATCGGCAAAGGTAGATGA